A single genomic interval of Coccidioides posadasii str. Silveira chromosome 1, complete sequence harbors:
- a CDS encoding uncharacterized protein (EggNog:ENOG410PHN2~COG:Q~TransMembrane:13 (o402-425i437-456o493-509i516-541o547-568i580-597o640-662i1047-1068o1080-1102i1130-1150o1156-1182i1194-1217o1273-1294i)~BUSCO:399at33183), translating into MIAEEKGISRVEADEEAAIGIDSHVQAAKHQSRNHLSFRKVQPVDVHVKELVVRVDTVPPIWQSSPSLLWDRLRRKTKGEPLKTVLDGVTAAMPSGSLTAIIGGSGSGKTSLLNVLAGRMNTGRVKISGSATFNGHDNINSVRSAYVMQQDVLIPTLTVRETLQYSADLRLPPPTTHDERQNVVNNVILELGLKECADTRIGTTTHKGCSGGEKRRTSIGVQMLSNPSVLFCDEPTTGLDATSAFQVIKTLKALARDGRTVIVSIHAPRSEIWGLFDQVILLSRGSVLYSGPVDMALSHFEECGHSIPAFVNPAEFLIDLAAYDNRSEESEFFSRERIEKLQRAWRESPNNRLLDEKASSQNRGIASEKAYQSITPQKGASFGQQFRVLTARTMKMTVRDPMGMTASLFEAIGMAVMNGWVYLRLDRSLAGIRSRQGSLYTASSLNGYLILLYEVFRLTTDIQLFDRERNEGVVGVPAFLLSRRAARLFLEDLPVPCLFSVIFYFMVGYRLAAPEFFIFLTLNILTQYLAVSFASVCISLSRNFPGASLVGNLSFTLQTMACGFFVQANQIPVYVRWIKWMTYTFYVFGALCANEFIGPSGPPEGQFYDCPFSDDPSDPYCKEYTGRFILETLGLPSNWIWRPMVALVGFITLFFGAAYLILQFRKVDMDIAQSRSSEGDLSAGKEKFVARLPDKSHHVSIRLDNYALEIQKRRIGKRGIESRRLRILRPISAEFRPGQLNVIMGPSGSGKTSLLCSIARRLHGSIGTRYHLSGQMLYNSSVPSENVIRAVSSFVTQDDDALMPSLTVRESLQFAAGLRLPSWMSKEEKNRRAEDILLKMGLKDCADNLIGSDLIKGISGGEKRRVTIAIQILTDPKVLLLDEPTSGLDAFTATSIIDALNGLAAEGRTLILTIHQARSDLFHYFSNILLLARGGHLVYAGKGSEMLPHFKQLGYPCPEATNPADFVLDLITIDLQEKGREDASRKRVQRLISGWEQNPVELTRQTSVISTPAELGSLKRKMSPFHLMYPLVLRRSAINLRRQPHLLVARTMQVIGIAIILTLFFAPLKKNYESVQSRMGFIQQLAAMYFVGMLQCIAIYPYERDVFYREESDNCYSVEAFILQYTSLELPFEIASSLIFGVVAAFAVRLESSVKMLFILAFNCFCIVSCGESLGIMFCTLFSHVGFSVNITSVLLSISTVLGGVLSLNVPAVLQAFNHLSPIKYSVSNLAPYAMTGQVFTCTNAQRLPNGNCPIETGEQVLMLYNQDDKDPAINVMALGLVAIGYRLVAYLLLKAMRSHGISKSIWIGLSKSSKKPQA; encoded by the exons ATGATCgctgaagagaaaggaaTCTCCCGTGTTGAAGCAGACGAGGAGGCCGCTATCGGCATTGATAGCCACGTTCAAGCTGCAAAGCACCAAAGCCGGAACCATCTCTCTTTCCGCAAAGTCCAGCCTGTGGATGTCCACGTGAAGGAGCTTGTTGTTCGAGTTGACACTGTCCCACCAATATGGCAAAGCTCCCCGTCTTTGCTATGGGATCGGCTACGGAGGAAGACGAAGGGGGAACCCCTCAAAACTGTGCTTGATGGAGTCACCGCGGCGATGCCGAGTGGGAGCCTCACAGCCATAATCGGTGGCAGTGGCTCCGGGAAGACAAGCTTGCTGAATGTGCTGGCTGGCCGCATGAACACAGGTCGCGTCAAAATCTCGGGATCTGCCACATTTAACGGGCACGACAACATCAACAGCGTCCGAAGCGCGTATGTAATGCAGCAAGATGTCCTAATCCCGACGTTGACTGTACGAGAAACGCTGCAGTACTCTGCGGATTTGAGATTACCCCCTCCTACAACCCACGACGAGAGACAAAACGTTGTGAATAATGTGATCCTTGAACTGGGTTTGAAAGAATGTGCAGATACGAGAATTGGCACTACGACCCATAAAGGATGTAGTGGCGGAGAGAAGAGGCGGACTAGCATCGGAGTTCAGATGTTAAGCAACCCATCCGTCCTGTTTTGCGATGAACCTACCACAG GTTTGGATGCCACCAGTGCCTTTCAGGTCATCAAAACGCTGAAAGCACTCGCGCGGGATGGGCGAACGGTCATTGTTTCCATCCATGCTCCGCGTTCGGAGATTTGGGGCCTTTTCGATCAAGTCATCTTACTATCACGCGGCTCTGTGCTTTACAGTGGCCCGGTTGATATGGCTTTAAGCCACTTTGAAGAATGTGGTCACTCCATCCCCGCTTTCGTGAACCCAGCAGAGTTCTTGATTGACTTAGCGGCATACGATAATCGATCGGAAGAATCCGAGTTTTTTTCGCGAGAACGTATCGAAAAGCTCCAGAGAGCATGGCGCGAAAGCCCCAACAATCGACTTTTAGACGAGAAGGCCAGCTCTCAAAATAGGGGCATCGCATCGGAAAAGGCCTATCAGTCGATCACGCCGCAAAAAGGTGCCAGTTTCGGTCAACAATTTCGCGTGCTCACAGCCCGTACAATGAAAATGACTGTGCGAGATCCTATGGGCATGACAGCCAGCTTGTTCGAAGCTATCGGTATGGCTGTAATGAACGGATGGGTCTATCTTCGACTAGACCGTAGTTTAGCTGGGATAAGATCACGACAAGGAAGCTTGTACACGGCCAGTAGCCTCAATGGTTACCTTATTCTCCTTTACGAAGTTTTCCGTCTAACTACGGATATTCAACTGTTTGATCGCGAGAGAAATGAGGGCGTTGTTGGCGTTCCAGCCTTTCTCTTAAGCAGACGAGCTGCCCGATTGTTCCTTGAGGATTTGCCGGTTCCGTGCCTGTTCTCAGTGATATTTTACTTCATGGTTGGCTACAGGCTTGCTGCGCCGGaatttttcatcttcttaACGCTCAACATCCTCACTCAATATTTGGCGGTGTCTTTTGCATCCGTCTGTATTAGTCTGTCTCGGAACTTTCCAGGAGCAAGCTTGGTCGGAAACTTGTCGTTTACCCTACAAACCATGGCGTGCGGCTTTTTCGTCCAAGCCAACCAGATTCCCGTTTACGTGCGATGGATAAAGTGGATGACTTACACCTTTTATGTATTTGGTGCTCTCTGCGCGAATGAGTTCATCGGGCCCAGTGGTCCACCGGAAGGCCAATTCTACGATTGCCCATTCTCAGATGACCCCTCAGATCCTTATTGCAAGGAATACACCGGGCGATTTATTCTGGAAACTCTAGGCCTTCCATCAAATTGGATTTGGCGGCCTATGGTGGCATTGGTTGGGTTTATTACTCTGTTCTTCGGGGCAGCTTATCTTATACTTCAATTTAGGAAAGTTGATATGGACATTGCCCAATCGCGAAGCTCAGAGGGTGATCTGTCAGCAGGAAAGGAAAAATTCGTCGCACGGCTGCCCGATAAATCCCATCATGTTTCTATCCGGCTTGATAACTACGCCCTTGAAATTCAGAAACGAAGGATAGGTAAACGGGGTATTGAGTCTCGGCGACTGCGCATTTTGAGACCTATATCCGCTGAGTTTCGCCCCGGTCAGCTAAACGTAATCATGGGGCCTTCAGGGAGTGGAAAGACCTCATTACTATGCTCCATTGCTCGGAGATTACACGGTTCTATTGGCACGAGATATCATCTGAGCGGTCAAATGCTCTATAATAGCTCAGTACCATCTGAGAACGTGATTCGAGCAGTATCGTCTTTCGTTACCCAGGATGACGATGCTCTGATGCCGTCACTTACGGTTCGAGAGTCCCTTCAATTTGCTGCTGGTTTGAGGCTACCTTCCTGGATGTctaaggaagaaaaaaacCGACGCGCTGAAGATATCCTCCTAAAGATGGGATTGAAGGATTGTGCGGACAATTTAATTGGAAGTGACTTGATTAAGGGCATTAGTGGTggtgaaaagagaagagttACCATTGCGATCCAGATCCTCACGGATCCGAAAGTTCTATTACTCGATGAACCTACATCTGGCTTGGATGCGTTCACAGCGACATCTATCATTGATGCCTTAAATGGATTGGCTGCTGAGGGCCGGACGCTAATATTAACCATTCACCAGGCTAGATCGGACCTCTTTCATTATTTTTCCAACATCTTGCTTCTAGCAAGGGGTGGGCATCTTGTTTATGCTGGAAAGGGATCTGAGATGCTGCCTCATTTCAAACAATTGGGATATCCGTGTCCAGAGGCCACTAATCCTGCTGACTTCGTCCTGGACTTAATAACTATTGATCTGCAGGAGAAGGGGAGAGAGGATGCTAGCCGTAAAAGAGTTCAGCGCCTGATATCTGGTTGGGAGCAGAACCCGGTAGAGCTCACTCGGCAGACTTCAGTAATATCAACCCCGGCCGAGCTGGGAAGCttgaagaggaagatgagcCCGTTTCATCTTATGTACCCGCTGGTACTTCGAAGATCTGCCATCAATTTGAGGAGACAACCGCATCTTCTTGTGGCACGCACAATGCAGGTAATAGGCATTGCTATTATCTTGACACTCTTTTTTGCGCCACTAAAAAAGAACTACGAATCGGTTCAGTCGAGAATGGGGTTCATTCAACAGCTTGCTGCGATGTATTTTGTTG GGATGCTACAATGTATTGCAATATACCCGTACGAACGAGACGTGTTCTACCGAGAAGAAAGTGACAACTGCTACTCCGTCGAAGCCTTCATTCTGCAATACACATCCCTCGAGCTTCCCTTCGAGATCGCGTCATCCTTGATTTTCGGCGTCGTGGCCGCTTTCGCTGTCCGCCTCGAGAGCAGTGTCAAGATGCTCTTCATCCTCGCATTCAACTGTTTCTGTATTGTAAGCTGTGGAGAGTCGTTAGGTATAATGTTCTGCACATTATTCTCTCACGTCGGGTTTTCAGTCAACATAACCTCTGTTCTGCTCTCTATTTCTACCGTGTTAGGAGGCGTACTGAGTTTGAATGTCCCCGCCGTGCTTCAAGCGTTTAACCACCTTTCTCCCATCAAGTATTCGGTCTCTAATTTGGCCCCATATGCCATGACGGGTCAGGTGTTCACGTGTACCAATGCCCAGCGTTTACCCAATGGAAACTGCCCCATTGAGACGGGAGAACAGGTTCTCATGTTGTACAATCAGGACGACAAAGACCCTGCAATCAATGTGATGGCGTTGGGACTAGTTGCAATCGGATACCGGCTTGTGGCATATTTGCTTCTGAAAGCAATGAGAAGCCATGGTATATCGAAGAGTATCTGGATCGGCCTATCCAAATCTTCCAAGAAACCACAGGCATGA